In Toxotes jaculatrix isolate fToxJac2 chromosome 12, fToxJac2.pri, whole genome shotgun sequence, the following are encoded in one genomic region:
- the nup98 gene encoding nuclear pore complex protein Nup98-Nup96 isoform X4 — MFNKSFGTPFGGGTGGFGNSSTFGQQNTGFGTTGGFGTSAFGTTSNAGGLFGSTQNKPGGLFGSSTFSQPATSSTSTGFGFGAASGTSTSLFGNTGTGTSSGLFSQQNNAFGANKPTSFGSFGTSTSSGGLFGSTNTASNPFGGTNSLFGGSGFSTAQQPGTTVKFNPPTGSDTMVKAGVTTSINTKHQCITAMKEYENKSLEELRLEDYQAGRKGPTNQMAAGTSGLFGSATATSSATTGLFGSTAPNTSFSFGQNKSTFGATATGGFGTTTGGLFSHQTQQQAGSLFKPFGQTTTTQNTGFSFGNTNTMGQANTSSMGLFGNTAASQSGGLFGAAQTSTATGFGAGTGLFGQTNTGFGNVGTQTLFGNKTTGFGTTTTSAPSFGTGTGLFGNKPALTLGTGTNTSTFGFGANPAGGSLFGNKPATGGLGTGLGTSFGTAVGTGQPSLFGNNQNKLGTTLGTMGTFGTTGFSSGTSTLGFGAPQQPVALTDPNAAASQQAMLQQQLSVLAYSPYGDSPLFRNPLSDPKKKEERLKPTNPTAQKALTTPTHYKLTPRPATRVRPKALTSSSSSKSQLFDGLDDDEPSLTNGAFIPRKSIKKLVLKNLNSSQYSSQTGTEADDLASPSEYPQNGHSLVDDVEELRELAGPSGRADDDPEVTQFYVNPIAKPIPQGRAQTSLQDTISDLNMHKPARNGLELSSDDVSASLGEESLQEEREEEQQQEAQSSPHPAGIVLNRVGYYTIPSMEELAEMVDENGECVVENFTVGRKGYGSIFFPGEVNVTGLNLDEIVHFRRKEVIVYPDDKNKPLEGEGLNRRAEVTLDGVWPNDKTTCTQIRSPERLADMNYEGRLEKASRRQGARFLEYRPETGSWVFEVAHFSKYGLQDSDEEEDVPPKADPKKLKTMTSLPPSRLQQLTPSQQQVAPQAQSTVVVDPPGGLAELDSDMADITQSFPTESMLGGEEDGNLLGGVVDTMGGKFGGLTSVEHDSISASSHIASTLGINPHTLQIMKASLFAEDEEESDMFQDQGVMKVSADISSPRFVLPGAQSRPSVGGLFQARFTSGLLSQLSDSPRPPLSRASPALVETPRSLHWAGPGPSSFLLPPRTPEPSVKMVGVRRLGGPVPLKESVTLGKGGLLMDAGLFAGRSFRVGWGPGWTLAHCGQRLSSLPSRQLDHQELTAKTDFSLLPKPSRSKPLIESPYKVVMEQLVGLEPPAVKTREEEESHAVLQRPLEICLEHSTISTTDSSACPLVQPQPGVAMLHKYAKWITELSDKQGDADPLLGSWAEVWTLCEALWGQLGPVDQDQEIEVPSDYEQQLERRRTFSAWLSRGATSRVEEEVALAGKGRHTEAIFSYLTGNRISEACRVAQKEGDHRLSLLLSQAMGSQYCRDLLALQLADWNRMQTDCYLPEERLRIFTLLAGKPVWQSSDSVVNVCSQLDWKRCVAVHLWFMLPPTASVADALAKYEAAFQGSCEGGKYACAPLPPYLEAEQLNMEEEEESKPPLYDLCFHLLKLYGDRHYSLQQLLDPLTITWERLDYRLSWHLWGVLQALHYSHLSASRQGLLHTSYAAQLESSGLWHMAVFILLHIPDHTQRERAVREMLTLHCPLQETGESVQRERFLTERLLIPEQWIHEAKATRARRDGNRRLEALHLYRAGYWSQCHRLLIQHLASDCIINDNHDYLLEFLEGLAVPEHSTTIQDWDTAGRVYLDYIRVIKTLQDIQQMENAGYELERLYTDVTSLCSRIELLPCSTARDRLAQSEMAKRVANILRVVLSLQQGDAASDSLGIPLAQLAPHITRLPMPEDYTLEELRGLTQSYLRQLIVSQ; from the exons ATGTTCAACAAGTCGTTTGGTACTCCCTTTGGTGGAGGGACGGGAGGATTTGGCAACTCTTCAACATTTGGACAGCAAA ACACAGGTTTTGGGACGACGGGAGGCTTTGGGACATCTGCATTTGGGACGACCAGCAACGCTGGAGGACTGTTTGGTTCCACACAGAATAAACCTG GTGGTCTCTTTGGGTCGAGTACGTTCAGCCAGCCAGCGACTTCCTCCACCAGCACTGGCTTCGGTTTTGGTGCAGCGAGTGGCACATCCACCAGTTTGTTTGGAAACACTGGAACAGGCACCAGCAGCGGACTCTTCTCCCAGCAGAACAATGCTTTCGGTGCCAACAAGCCCACGTCTTTTGGAA GCTTCGGGACCAGCACCAGCAGCGGTGGGTTGTTCGGGTCTACCAACACGGCCTCCAACCCTTTCGGTGGAACAAACTCCCTGTTCGGAGGCTCAGGTTTCTCCACGGCACAGCAGCCAGGAACAACCGTAAAATTCAAC CCTCCAACAGGAAGTGATACAATGGTGAAAGCTGGCGTGACCACGAGCATCAACACCAAGCACCAGTGCATCACAGCCATGAAGGAATACGAGAACAAGTCCCTGGAG GAGTTGAGACTGGAGGACTACCAGGCGGGCAGAAAGGGCCCGACCAATCAGATGGCTGCAGGGACGAGCGGCCTGTTCGGTTCGGCCACAGCCACCTCCAGTGCCACCACTGGCCTGTTTGGTTCCACGGCCCCCAACACCAGCTTCTCCTTCGGACAGAACAAGAGCACTTTTGGAGCAA cAGCGACCGGTGGTTTCGGTACCACCACGGGCGGTCTGTTCAGTCATCAGACCCAGCAACAAGCCGGCAGCCTCTTCAAGCCGTTCGGTCAGACCACCACCACACAGAACACCGGCTTCTCCTTCGGCAACACCAACACTATGGGACAGGCCAACACCAGCAGCATG GGTTTGTTTGGGAACACAGCAGCGTCTCAGTCGGGCGGGTTGTTTGGTGCTGCTCAGACCAGCACTGCCACTGGCTTTGGGGCGGGCACCGGGCTGTTCGGTCAGACTAACACCGGATTTGGAAATGTCGGCACACAG ACTTTATTTGGTAATAAGACGACCGGGTTtggcaccaccaccaccagcgcCCCGTCCTTCGGCACCGGCACTGGGCTCTTTGGCAACAAGCCCGCCCTCACACTGGGAACTGGAACCAACACCTCCACCTTCG GTTTTGGTGCGAACCCTGCTGGTGGGAGTCTGTTTGGGAACAAACCGGCCACAGGAGGACTGGGGACCGGACTGGGAACCAGCTTTGGAACAG cagtgGGCACAGGACAGCCGTCACTGTTCGGGAATAACCAGAACAAACTGGGCACCACCCTGGGAACGATGGGAACGTTCGGAACAACTGGATTCAGCAGTGGAACCAGCACCCTGGGCTTTGGAGCTCCACAACAGCCTGTCG caCTCACTGATCCGAATGCAGCCGCCTCCCAGCAGGCCatgcttcagcagcagctcagtgttcTGGCGTATTCACCGTACGGAGACTCTCCTCTATTCAGAAACCCACTGTCGGACCccaagaagaaggaggag CGTTTGAAACCAACCAATCCGACGGCCCAGAAGGCTCTGACCACGCCCACCCACTACAAACTGACGCCTCGACCTGCGACCAGGGTCCGCCCCAAAGCTCTGACATCATCCAGCTCCTCCAAGTCGCAGCTCTTCGATGGCCTGGATGATGACGAGCCCTCGCTCACCAATGGAGCCTTCATACCCAG AAAAAGTATCAAGAAACTTGTGCTGAAGAATCTGAACAGCAGTCAGTACAGCAGCCAGACGGGGACTGAGGCAGACGACCTCGCTTCGCCATCAGAGTATCCGCAGAACGGACACAG CCTTGTGGACGatgtggaggagctgagggagctGGCCGGCCCCAGCGGTCGGGCCGACGATGACCCTGAGGTCACCCAGTTCTACGTCAACCCCATTGCCAAGCCCATCCCGCAGGGCCGTGCCCAGACCAGCCTGCAGGACACCATAAGTGACCTCAACATGCACAAACCAGCCAGGAACGGCCTGGAG CTGAGCAGCGATGATGTGTCGGCTTCTCTGGGTGAGGAgtctctgcaggaggagagagaggaggagcagcagcaggaggcccAATCGTCTCCTCACCCAGCAG gcATCGTCCTGAACCGTGTTGGTTACTACACCATCCCCTCTAtggaggagctggctgagaTGGTGGACGAAAACGGAGAGTGTGTGGTGGAAAACTTCACTGTTGGCAGGAAAG GCTATGGTTCCATCTTCTTCCCTGGCGAAGTGAACGTGACGGGGCTGAACCTCGATGAGATTGTACACTTCAGACGCAAGGAGGTCATCGTGTACCCGGATGACAAAAACAAGCCCctggagggggaggggcttaACAG ACGGGCGGAGGTGACTCTGGACGGCGTTTGGCCCAACGACAAGACGACCTGCACTCAGATCAGGAGCCCAGAGCGTCTGGCCGACATGAACTACGAGGGTCGGCTGGAGAAAGCCTCACGCAGACAGGGAGCCCGTTTCCTGGAGTACAGACCTGAGACAGGATCCTGGGTGTTCGAG gTGGCCCATTTCTCCAAATATGGTCTCCAGGActctgatgaggaggaggatgtccCTCCTAAAGCCGACCCCAAGAAGCTGAAGACGATGAcgtctcttcctccctccaggctgcagcagctcaccCCCTCGCAGCAGCAGGTGGCGCCACAGGCTCAG TCCACTGTTGTCGTGGATCCTCCTGGTGGCTTGGCGGAGTTGGACAGTGACATGGCCGATATCACCCAGAGCTTCCCAACAGAGAGCAtgctgggaggagaggaggatggcaACCTGCTGGGGGGGGTGGTGGACACAATGGGCGGGAAGTTCGGGGGTTTGACCTCTGTAGAGCACGACAGCATCTCTGCGTCCAGTCACATAGCATCAACTCTGGGGATCAACCCCCACACCCTCCAG ATCATGAAGGCATCTCTGTTTgcggaggatgaggaggagagtgacATGTTTCAGGATCAGGGCGTGATGAAGGTTTCTGCTGACATCTCGTCTCCTCGCTTCGTCCTTCCTGGAGCTCAGAGCCGACCCTCTG tgggTGGTCTCTTTCAGGCTCGTTTTACCTCCGGCCTCCTCTCTCAGCTGTCAGACTCTCCGCGCCCTCCTCTGTCCCGGGCGTCTCCGGCGTTGGTTGAAACCCCCCGGTCATTACACTGGGCGGGTCCTGGCCCCTCGTCCTTCCTGCTTCCCCCTCGAACTCCAGAGCCTTCGGTCAAGATGGTCGGTGTGCGGCGACTGGGTGGCCCCGTCCCCCTCAAAGAGTCGGTCACCCTGGGGAAG GGAGGTTTGCTGATGGACGCCGGGCTGTTTGCGGGTCGGTCCTTTCGAGTTGGGTGGGGTCCCGGCTGGACGCTGGCACACTGTGGCCAACGGCTGAGCTCACTGCCCTCCAGACAGCTTGACCACCAAGAACTGACCGCCAAGACAGACTTCAGCCTCCTGCCAAAACCTTCCAGGAGCAAACC ACTCATAGAAAGCCCTTATAAGGTGGTGATGGAGCAGCTGGTGGGTCTGGAGCCTCCAGCGGTGAAGACccgtgaggaggaggagagccaTGCGGTGCTGCAGCGCCCCCTGGAGATCTGCCTGGAGCACAGCACCATCAGCACCACAGACTCCTCCGCCTGCCCTCTGGTCCAGCCGCAGCCCGGCGTGGCAATGCTGCACAAATACGCCAAGTGGATCACGGAGCTCAGCGACAAGCAGGGTGACGCCGACC cCCTCCTGGGGTCCTGGGCTGAGGTCTGGACCCTGTGTGAGGCCCTGTGGGGGCAGTTGGGCCCGGTAGACCAGGACCAAGAAATTGAGGTGCCCAGTGACTATGAGCAGCAGTTGGAGAGAAGGCGGACGTTCTCAGCCTGGCTGTCCCGCGGTGCCACCTccagggtggaggaggaggtggctcTGGCAGGGAAGGGACGCCACACGGAGGCCATCTTCAGCTATCTGACAGGCAACCGCATCAGTGAGGCGTGCCGAGTCGCACAGAAGGAAG GAGACCACcgtctgtccctgctgctgtctcaggCCATGGGTTCTCAGTACTGCCGGGACCTGCTGGCCCTTCAGCTCGCTGACTGGAACCGCATGCAGACTGACTGCTACCTGCCGGAGGAACGACTACGCATCTTCACGTTACTTGCAGGGAAACCA GTGTGGCAGTCGTCCGACTCTGTGGTGAACGTTTGCTCTCAGCTGGACTGGAAGCGCTGCGTGGCCGTCCATCTCTGGTTCATGTTGCCTCCGACCGCCTCCGTGGCCGACGCCCTTGCCAAATACGAAGCTGCCTTCCAG GGCTCCTGTGAGGGGGGGAAGTACGCCTGTGCCCCCCTGCCTCCGTAcctggaggcagagcagctgaacatggaggaggaggaggaatccAAACCTCCACTGTATGACCTGTGCTTCCACCTGCTCAAACTCTATGGTGACAG ACACTacagcctgcagcagctgctggaccCTCTGACGATCACCTGGGAGCGTCTGGATTACCGTCTGAGCTGGCACCTGTGGGGCGTCCTGCAGGCGCTGCACTACAGCCACCTGAGCGCCTCGCGGCAGGGACTCCTCCACACCAGCTATGCCGCACAGCTGGAGAGCAGCGGCCTCTGGCACATGGCTGTCTTCATCCTGCTGCACATCCCCGACCACAC tcAGCGGGAGCGAGCGGTGAGGGAGATGTTGACCCTCCACTGCCCCCTGCAGGAGACGGGCGAGTCAGTCCAGCGGGAGCGCTTCCTGACCGAGAGGCTGCTGATCCCAGAGCAATGGATCCACGAGGCCAAGGCCACCCGAGCTCGCCGAGACGGCAACAGACGCCTGGAGGCCCTGCACCTGTACCGGGCCGGGTACTGGAGCCAGTGTCACCGGCTGCTGATCCAACATCTGGCCTCAG ATTGCATCATCAACGACAACCACGACTACCTGCTGGAGTTCCTGGAGGGGCTGGCTGTCCCCGAACACAGCACCACCATCCAGGACTGGGACACTGCAGGGAGGGTTTACCTGGACTACATCAGGGTCATCAAGACTCTGCAGGACATCCAGCAG ATGGAAAACGCCGGTTATGAGCTGGAGCGTCTCTACACCGACGTGACGTCACTCTGCAGCAGGATCGAACTTCTGCCCTGCAGCACCGCCAGAGACCGCCTCGCCCAATCAG AAATGGCGAAGCGCGTGGCCAACATCCTGCGTGTGGTGCTGAGCCTGCAGCAGGGTGACGCAGCGTCCGACTCCCTCGGCATCCCTCTCGCCCAGCTGGCACCGCACATCACCCGCCTGCCGATGCCGGAGGACTACACGCTGGAGGAGCTGCGAGGCCTTACGCAGTCATACCTGCGACAGCTTATCGTCAGCCAATGA
- the nup98 gene encoding nuclear pore complex protein Nup98-Nup96 isoform X2, producing MFNKSFGTPFGGGTGGFGNSSTFGQQNTGFGTTGGFGTSAFGTTSNAGGLFGSTQNKPGGLFGSSTFSQPATSSTSTGFGFGAASGTSTSLFGNTGTGTSSGLFSQQNNAFGANKPTSFGSFGTSTSSGGLFGSTNTASNPFGGTNSLFGGSGFSTAQQPGTTVKFNPPTGSDTMVKAGVTTSINTKHQCITAMKEYENKSLEELRLEDYQAGRKGPTNQMAAGTSGLFGSATATSSATTGLFGSTAPNTSFSFGQNKSTFGATTGGFGTTTGGLFSHQTQQQAGSLFKPFGQTTTTQNTGFSFGNTNTMGQANTSSMGLFGNTAASQSGGLFGAAQTSTATGFGAGTGLFGQTNTGFGNVGTQQTLFGNKTTGFGTTTTSAPSFGTGTGLFGNKPALTLGTGTNTSTFGFGANPAGGSLFGNKPATGGLGTGLGTSFGTAVGTGQPSLFGNNQNKLGTTLGTMGTFGTTGFSSGTSTLGFGAPQQPVALTDPNAAASQQAMLQQQLSVLAYSPYGDSPLFRNPLSDPKKKEERLKPTNPTAQKALTTPTHYKLTPRPATRVRPKALTSSSSSKSQLFDGLDDDEPSLTNGAFIPRKSIKKLVLKNLNSSQYSSQTGTEADDLASPSEYPQNGHSLVDDVEELRELAGPSGRADDDPEVTQFYVNPIAKPIPQGRAQTSLQDTISDLNMHKPARNGLELSSDDVSASLGEESLQEEREEEQQQEAQSSPHPAGIVLNRVGYYTIPSMEELAEMVDENGECVVENFTVGRKGYGSIFFPGEVNVTGLNLDEIVHFRRKEVIVYPDDKNKPLEGEGLNRRAEVTLDGVWPNDKTTCTQIRSPERLADMNYEGRLEKASRRQGARFLEYRPETGSWVFEVAHFSKYGLQDSDEEEDVPPKADPKKLKTMTSLPPSRLQQLTPSQQQVAPQAQSTVVVDPPGGLAELDSDMADITQSFPTESMLGGEEDGNLLGGVVDTMGGKFGGLTSVEHDSISASSHIASTLGINPHTLQIMKASLFAEDEEESDMFQDQGVMKVSADISSPRFVLPGAQSRPSVGGLFQARFTSGLLSQLSDSPRPPLSRASPALVETPRSLHWAGPGPSSFLLPPRTPEPSVKMVGVRRLGGPVPLKESVTLGKGGLLMDAGLFAGRSFRVGWGPGWTLAHCGQRLSSLPSRQLDHQELTAKTDFSLLPKPSRSKPLIESPYKVVMEQLVGLEPPAVKTREEEESHAVLQRPLEICLEHSTISTTDSSACPLVQPQPGVAMLHKYAKWITELSDKQGDADPLLGSWAEVWTLCEALWGQLGPVDQDQEIEVPSDYEQQLERRRTFSAWLSRGATSRVEEEVALAGKGRHTEAIFSYLTGNRISEACRVAQKEGDHRLSLLLSQAMGSQYCRDLLALQLADWNRMQTDCYLPEERLRIFTLLAGKPVWQSSDSVVNVCSQLDWKRCVAVHLWFMLPPTASVADALAKYEAAFQGSCEGGKYACAPLPPYLEAEQLNMEEEEESKPPLYDLCFHLLKLYGDRHYSLQQLLDPLTITWERLDYRLSWHLWGVLQALHYSHLSASRQGLLHTSYAAQLESSGLWHMAVFILLHIPDHTQRERAVREMLTLHCPLQETGESVQRERFLTERLLIPEQWIHEAKATRARRDGNRRLEALHLYRAGYWSQCHRLLIQHLASDCIINDNHDYLLEFLEGLAVPEHSTTIQDWDTAGRVYLDYIRVIKTLQDIQQMENAGYELERLYTDVTSLCSRIELLPCSTARDRLAQSEMAKRVANILRVVLSLQQGDAASDSLGIPLAQLAPHITRLPMPEDYTLEELRGLTQSYLRQLIVSQ from the exons ATGTTCAACAAGTCGTTTGGTACTCCCTTTGGTGGAGGGACGGGAGGATTTGGCAACTCTTCAACATTTGGACAGCAAA ACACAGGTTTTGGGACGACGGGAGGCTTTGGGACATCTGCATTTGGGACGACCAGCAACGCTGGAGGACTGTTTGGTTCCACACAGAATAAACCTG GTGGTCTCTTTGGGTCGAGTACGTTCAGCCAGCCAGCGACTTCCTCCACCAGCACTGGCTTCGGTTTTGGTGCAGCGAGTGGCACATCCACCAGTTTGTTTGGAAACACTGGAACAGGCACCAGCAGCGGACTCTTCTCCCAGCAGAACAATGCTTTCGGTGCCAACAAGCCCACGTCTTTTGGAA GCTTCGGGACCAGCACCAGCAGCGGTGGGTTGTTCGGGTCTACCAACACGGCCTCCAACCCTTTCGGTGGAACAAACTCCCTGTTCGGAGGCTCAGGTTTCTCCACGGCACAGCAGCCAGGAACAACCGTAAAATTCAAC CCTCCAACAGGAAGTGATACAATGGTGAAAGCTGGCGTGACCACGAGCATCAACACCAAGCACCAGTGCATCACAGCCATGAAGGAATACGAGAACAAGTCCCTGGAG GAGTTGAGACTGGAGGACTACCAGGCGGGCAGAAAGGGCCCGACCAATCAGATGGCTGCAGGGACGAGCGGCCTGTTCGGTTCGGCCACAGCCACCTCCAGTGCCACCACTGGCCTGTTTGGTTCCACGGCCCCCAACACCAGCTTCTCCTTCGGACAGAACAAGAGCACTTTTGGAGCAA CGACCGGTGGTTTCGGTACCACCACGGGCGGTCTGTTCAGTCATCAGACCCAGCAACAAGCCGGCAGCCTCTTCAAGCCGTTCGGTCAGACCACCACCACACAGAACACCGGCTTCTCCTTCGGCAACACCAACACTATGGGACAGGCCAACACCAGCAGCATG GGTTTGTTTGGGAACACAGCAGCGTCTCAGTCGGGCGGGTTGTTTGGTGCTGCTCAGACCAGCACTGCCACTGGCTTTGGGGCGGGCACCGGGCTGTTCGGTCAGACTAACACCGGATTTGGAAATGTCGGCACACAG CAGACTTTATTTGGTAATAAGACGACCGGGTTtggcaccaccaccaccagcgcCCCGTCCTTCGGCACCGGCACTGGGCTCTTTGGCAACAAGCCCGCCCTCACACTGGGAACTGGAACCAACACCTCCACCTTCG GTTTTGGTGCGAACCCTGCTGGTGGGAGTCTGTTTGGGAACAAACCGGCCACAGGAGGACTGGGGACCGGACTGGGAACCAGCTTTGGAACAG cagtgGGCACAGGACAGCCGTCACTGTTCGGGAATAACCAGAACAAACTGGGCACCACCCTGGGAACGATGGGAACGTTCGGAACAACTGGATTCAGCAGTGGAACCAGCACCCTGGGCTTTGGAGCTCCACAACAGCCTGTCG caCTCACTGATCCGAATGCAGCCGCCTCCCAGCAGGCCatgcttcagcagcagctcagtgttcTGGCGTATTCACCGTACGGAGACTCTCCTCTATTCAGAAACCCACTGTCGGACCccaagaagaaggaggag CGTTTGAAACCAACCAATCCGACGGCCCAGAAGGCTCTGACCACGCCCACCCACTACAAACTGACGCCTCGACCTGCGACCAGGGTCCGCCCCAAAGCTCTGACATCATCCAGCTCCTCCAAGTCGCAGCTCTTCGATGGCCTGGATGATGACGAGCCCTCGCTCACCAATGGAGCCTTCATACCCAG AAAAAGTATCAAGAAACTTGTGCTGAAGAATCTGAACAGCAGTCAGTACAGCAGCCAGACGGGGACTGAGGCAGACGACCTCGCTTCGCCATCAGAGTATCCGCAGAACGGACACAG CCTTGTGGACGatgtggaggagctgagggagctGGCCGGCCCCAGCGGTCGGGCCGACGATGACCCTGAGGTCACCCAGTTCTACGTCAACCCCATTGCCAAGCCCATCCCGCAGGGCCGTGCCCAGACCAGCCTGCAGGACACCATAAGTGACCTCAACATGCACAAACCAGCCAGGAACGGCCTGGAG CTGAGCAGCGATGATGTGTCGGCTTCTCTGGGTGAGGAgtctctgcaggaggagagagaggaggagcagcagcaggaggcccAATCGTCTCCTCACCCAGCAG gcATCGTCCTGAACCGTGTTGGTTACTACACCATCCCCTCTAtggaggagctggctgagaTGGTGGACGAAAACGGAGAGTGTGTGGTGGAAAACTTCACTGTTGGCAGGAAAG GCTATGGTTCCATCTTCTTCCCTGGCGAAGTGAACGTGACGGGGCTGAACCTCGATGAGATTGTACACTTCAGACGCAAGGAGGTCATCGTGTACCCGGATGACAAAAACAAGCCCctggagggggaggggcttaACAG ACGGGCGGAGGTGACTCTGGACGGCGTTTGGCCCAACGACAAGACGACCTGCACTCAGATCAGGAGCCCAGAGCGTCTGGCCGACATGAACTACGAGGGTCGGCTGGAGAAAGCCTCACGCAGACAGGGAGCCCGTTTCCTGGAGTACAGACCTGAGACAGGATCCTGGGTGTTCGAG gTGGCCCATTTCTCCAAATATGGTCTCCAGGActctgatgaggaggaggatgtccCTCCTAAAGCCGACCCCAAGAAGCTGAAGACGATGAcgtctcttcctccctccaggctgcagcagctcaccCCCTCGCAGCAGCAGGTGGCGCCACAGGCTCAG TCCACTGTTGTCGTGGATCCTCCTGGTGGCTTGGCGGAGTTGGACAGTGACATGGCCGATATCACCCAGAGCTTCCCAACAGAGAGCAtgctgggaggagaggaggatggcaACCTGCTGGGGGGGGTGGTGGACACAATGGGCGGGAAGTTCGGGGGTTTGACCTCTGTAGAGCACGACAGCATCTCTGCGTCCAGTCACATAGCATCAACTCTGGGGATCAACCCCCACACCCTCCAG ATCATGAAGGCATCTCTGTTTgcggaggatgaggaggagagtgacATGTTTCAGGATCAGGGCGTGATGAAGGTTTCTGCTGACATCTCGTCTCCTCGCTTCGTCCTTCCTGGAGCTCAGAGCCGACCCTCTG tgggTGGTCTCTTTCAGGCTCGTTTTACCTCCGGCCTCCTCTCTCAGCTGTCAGACTCTCCGCGCCCTCCTCTGTCCCGGGCGTCTCCGGCGTTGGTTGAAACCCCCCGGTCATTACACTGGGCGGGTCCTGGCCCCTCGTCCTTCCTGCTTCCCCCTCGAACTCCAGAGCCTTCGGTCAAGATGGTCGGTGTGCGGCGACTGGGTGGCCCCGTCCCCCTCAAAGAGTCGGTCACCCTGGGGAAG GGAGGTTTGCTGATGGACGCCGGGCTGTTTGCGGGTCGGTCCTTTCGAGTTGGGTGGGGTCCCGGCTGGACGCTGGCACACTGTGGCCAACGGCTGAGCTCACTGCCCTCCAGACAGCTTGACCACCAAGAACTGACCGCCAAGACAGACTTCAGCCTCCTGCCAAAACCTTCCAGGAGCAAACC ACTCATAGAAAGCCCTTATAAGGTGGTGATGGAGCAGCTGGTGGGTCTGGAGCCTCCAGCGGTGAAGACccgtgaggaggaggagagccaTGCGGTGCTGCAGCGCCCCCTGGAGATCTGCCTGGAGCACAGCACCATCAGCACCACAGACTCCTCCGCCTGCCCTCTGGTCCAGCCGCAGCCCGGCGTGGCAATGCTGCACAAATACGCCAAGTGGATCACGGAGCTCAGCGACAAGCAGGGTGACGCCGACC cCCTCCTGGGGTCCTGGGCTGAGGTCTGGACCCTGTGTGAGGCCCTGTGGGGGCAGTTGGGCCCGGTAGACCAGGACCAAGAAATTGAGGTGCCCAGTGACTATGAGCAGCAGTTGGAGAGAAGGCGGACGTTCTCAGCCTGGCTGTCCCGCGGTGCCACCTccagggtggaggaggaggtggctcTGGCAGGGAAGGGACGCCACACGGAGGCCATCTTCAGCTATCTGACAGGCAACCGCATCAGTGAGGCGTGCCGAGTCGCACAGAAGGAAG GAGACCACcgtctgtccctgctgctgtctcaggCCATGGGTTCTCAGTACTGCCGGGACCTGCTGGCCCTTCAGCTCGCTGACTGGAACCGCATGCAGACTGACTGCTACCTGCCGGAGGAACGACTACGCATCTTCACGTTACTTGCAGGGAAACCA GTGTGGCAGTCGTCCGACTCTGTGGTGAACGTTTGCTCTCAGCTGGACTGGAAGCGCTGCGTGGCCGTCCATCTCTGGTTCATGTTGCCTCCGACCGCCTCCGTGGCCGACGCCCTTGCCAAATACGAAGCTGCCTTCCAG GGCTCCTGTGAGGGGGGGAAGTACGCCTGTGCCCCCCTGCCTCCGTAcctggaggcagagcagctgaacatggaggaggaggaggaatccAAACCTCCACTGTATGACCTGTGCTTCCACCTGCTCAAACTCTATGGTGACAG ACACTacagcctgcagcagctgctggaccCTCTGACGATCACCTGGGAGCGTCTGGATTACCGTCTGAGCTGGCACCTGTGGGGCGTCCTGCAGGCGCTGCACTACAGCCACCTGAGCGCCTCGCGGCAGGGACTCCTCCACACCAGCTATGCCGCACAGCTGGAGAGCAGCGGCCTCTGGCACATGGCTGTCTTCATCCTGCTGCACATCCCCGACCACAC tcAGCGGGAGCGAGCGGTGAGGGAGATGTTGACCCTCCACTGCCCCCTGCAGGAGACGGGCGAGTCAGTCCAGCGGGAGCGCTTCCTGACCGAGAGGCTGCTGATCCCAGAGCAATGGATCCACGAGGCCAAGGCCACCCGAGCTCGCCGAGACGGCAACAGACGCCTGGAGGCCCTGCACCTGTACCGGGCCGGGTACTGGAGCCAGTGTCACCGGCTGCTGATCCAACATCTGGCCTCAG ATTGCATCATCAACGACAACCACGACTACCTGCTGGAGTTCCTGGAGGGGCTGGCTGTCCCCGAACACAGCACCACCATCCAGGACTGGGACACTGCAGGGAGGGTTTACCTGGACTACATCAGGGTCATCAAGACTCTGCAGGACATCCAGCAG ATGGAAAACGCCGGTTATGAGCTGGAGCGTCTCTACACCGACGTGACGTCACTCTGCAGCAGGATCGAACTTCTGCCCTGCAGCACCGCCAGAGACCGCCTCGCCCAATCAG AAATGGCGAAGCGCGTGGCCAACATCCTGCGTGTGGTGCTGAGCCTGCAGCAGGGTGACGCAGCGTCCGACTCCCTCGGCATCCCTCTCGCCCAGCTGGCACCGCACATCACCCGCCTGCCGATGCCGGAGGACTACACGCTGGAGGAGCTGCGAGGCCTTACGCAGTCATACCTGCGACAGCTTATCGTCAGCCAATGA